The following proteins come from a genomic window of Brevibacillus antibioticus:
- a CDS encoding YlbG family protein → MRERRLGVAVWVKNTRAAKNLRKFGTIHYISKRLNYVSMYVDANLLDETIRIMEKLHFVTKIERSHRHEIPVEYNNARPDKAKEYDYKQEKNQVMALAETLQTEESSQATVGST, encoded by the coding sequence ATGAGAGAGCGACGTCTGGGGGTCGCCGTGTGGGTGAAAAACACGCGTGCCGCCAAAAATTTACGCAAATTTGGCACCATTCATTACATCTCCAAGCGCTTAAATTACGTTTCAATGTATGTGGATGCCAATTTGTTGGACGAAACGATTCGCATAATGGAAAAGCTGCACTTTGTAACGAAAATTGAGCGTTCCCATCGCCATGAGATCCCGGTAGAATACAACAATGCCAGACCGGATAAGGCAAAGGAATACGATTATAAACAAGAAAAGAACCAGGTAATGGCACTAGCAGAGACCTTACAGACAGAAGAAAGCAGCCAAGCAACCGTTGGTTCGACATAG
- a CDS encoding bifunctional diguanylate cyclase/phosphodiesterase, which yields MDHQIHGTYDSFLVILSYLIAVAASFSALNLAARVSTSKGGHQLRWLILAATTMGVGIWSMHFVGMLALTLLIKVLYDMEYVILSVILAIYVSSIALFTVTKSNLHARQLGIAGILMAAGISGMHYLGMAAMIIKTIYNMWIVILSIIIAATASVAALWLLFYFRREQSKYAYVYKLGSSLIMGAAIVGMHYTGMVAAHFHERELPTTEVETQIEPETLAYIIVWVTFLLIGITLFGLFINKRLSQKDTVIQESESWYRSLYKNNECGIISLDTGGCIIKMNPAVTKIGGLREEEFINQHVSKIGMHIVEEKRDITKDSFARSFQPNRNNFETTIFHPNGNRVELSVLNVPVEVEGEVVGNHIIVKDITEENRVKEKIRYLAYHDELTDLPNRRKFNQVLHQSIEKGSQDSLSFAVMVIDIDRFKMINDSLGHSYGDIFLQGVSDRIAKSAKGYHATIARMGGDEFTVLCETGADRREAASLADKIIEALKQPFSLKDSEFYISASIGTAIFPDHGTDAVALLKKADTAMYEVKKQGKNGHLFYTPDFDVQLLENIEIERDLRKAIERKELVVYYQPQFHSESNRMIGVEALVRWNHPIKGMLSPGVFIPIAEETGLIYEIGTWVLREACRQMKQWHDGGGPLIPISVNLSSHQFHQQNLVPYIKNILEETKLAPHFLELEITEGMMMDSAVSISILQELNKIGTRISLDDFGTGYSSLSYLKKFPIHKLKIDRSFITDLSRNDNDKAIVATIISMAKHLKLEVIAEGIETKDQLDILTENHCKEIQGYYYSRPLSANEVERVFFVPIRTHLSQEA from the coding sequence TTGGATCACCAGATACATGGGACCTACGACAGTTTCCTTGTGATACTATCTTATTTAATCGCGGTTGCAGCTTCTTTTTCTGCTCTCAACTTGGCAGCCAGAGTGAGTACAAGTAAGGGGGGGCATCAGCTACGCTGGTTGATTTTGGCTGCCACAACGATGGGGGTCGGAATATGGTCCATGCATTTTGTTGGAATGCTGGCACTTACCCTCCTCATTAAGGTTCTGTATGACATGGAGTATGTCATCCTATCTGTCATTCTTGCCATTTATGTCTCAAGCATTGCCCTGTTTACCGTCACGAAAAGCAACTTACATGCGAGACAGCTAGGAATCGCGGGAATTCTTATGGCTGCTGGAATATCTGGGATGCACTACCTTGGAATGGCCGCGATGATTATCAAAACTATATACAATATGTGGATCGTCATTTTATCTATTATCATCGCAGCGACTGCTTCAGTAGCGGCACTTTGGCTCTTGTTTTACTTTCGCCGTGAACAATCGAAATACGCGTATGTATACAAATTGGGCAGCTCACTTATTATGGGAGCCGCAATCGTGGGTATGCATTACACCGGGATGGTTGCAGCGCATTTCCACGAAAGAGAGCTGCCGACAACAGAAGTGGAAACGCAAATTGAGCCGGAGACCTTGGCCTATATCATTGTATGGGTCACTTTTTTGCTGATCGGTATTACATTGTTCGGCTTGTTTATTAACAAACGACTCTCGCAAAAAGATACGGTCATTCAGGAAAGTGAAAGCTGGTATCGTTCCCTTTATAAAAATAATGAGTGCGGCATTATTTCCTTAGATACAGGTGGATGTATTATCAAAATGAACCCAGCTGTCACGAAGATTGGTGGACTGCGGGAGGAAGAGTTCATCAATCAACATGTATCGAAAATTGGCATGCATATTGTTGAGGAGAAAAGGGACATCACCAAAGATTCTTTTGCCCGGTCTTTTCAGCCCAATCGTAATAATTTTGAGACGACCATCTTTCATCCGAACGGAAATCGCGTAGAGCTGAGTGTACTCAATGTCCCGGTTGAGGTTGAGGGAGAGGTGGTGGGGAATCACATCATTGTAAAGGATATTACCGAAGAGAATCGCGTGAAAGAAAAAATCAGGTATTTAGCTTATCACGATGAGCTGACCGACTTACCGAACCGAAGAAAGTTTAACCAAGTTCTTCATCAATCCATTGAAAAAGGCAGCCAAGATTCATTGAGCTTTGCCGTCATGGTTATCGACATCGATCGTTTCAAAATGATCAATGATTCCTTGGGTCACTCCTACGGCGATATCTTTTTGCAGGGGGTCAGCGACAGAATTGCAAAAAGTGCGAAAGGGTACCACGCAACAATTGCCCGCATGGGTGGAGATGAATTTACCGTCCTCTGCGAAACAGGAGCGGACCGCAGGGAAGCGGCGAGTTTAGCGGACAAGATCATTGAAGCGTTGAAACAGCCCTTCTCGCTAAAAGACAGTGAATTTTACATATCAGCAAGTATTGGAACGGCGATATTCCCAGACCACGGAACGGATGCTGTCGCGCTACTCAAAAAAGCGGATACGGCCATGTACGAGGTGAAAAAACAGGGAAAAAATGGTCATCTGTTCTACACGCCAGATTTCGATGTCCAATTGCTGGAGAATATTGAAATAGAACGTGATCTCAGAAAAGCAATTGAACGAAAAGAGCTGGTGGTGTACTATCAACCTCAATTTCATTCGGAAAGTAATCGCATGATTGGAGTGGAGGCGCTCGTCAGGTGGAATCATCCGATCAAAGGGATGCTTTCGCCAGGAGTGTTTATCCCTATTGCTGAAGAGACAGGGTTGATCTATGAGATCGGTACATGGGTGCTTCGCGAAGCATGCAGGCAAATGAAGCAGTGGCATGATGGAGGGGGACCGTTGATACCCATCTCCGTCAACTTGTCCTCCCATCAATTCCACCAACAGAACCTGGTCCCGTACATCAAAAATATCCTCGAGGAAACCAAGCTGGCCCCACACTTTTTGGAACTGGAAATCACGGAGGGCATGATGATGGACTCGGCAGTATCGATCAGTATCCTGCAAGAGTTAAACAAAATCGGAACGAGAATTAGCTTGGATGATTTTGGAACCGGTTACAGCTCATTGAGCTATTTGAAAAAGTTCCCGATCCACAAGTTAAAGATCGACCGCTCCTTCATCACAGACCTGTCTCGAAATGATAACGATAAAGCTATTGTGGCCACCATTATTTCGATGGCGAAGCATCTGAAATTGGAGGTAATTGCAGAAGGAATTGAAACGAAGGATCAGTTGGATATTTTGACAGAAAATCATTGCAAGGAAATTCAAGGGTACTATTACAGTCGCCCATTATCAGCGAATGAGGTGGAGCGAGTGTTTTTTGTTCCCATAAGAACGCATCTCAGCCAAGAAGCGTAA
- a CDS encoding cupredoxin domain-containing protein, whose amino-acid sequence MNAVYQVLIYVGVAYVCFTGFIWRRKQGIDHMQGMMSTMSVSMMIGLIGGLILGDVYRGDLYVSTMWGMLAGGLAGFLLGVPLSILSIVEGILSGVMGGMMGAMLGEMVPGEKVEPLLFVFVMLFTVCMLLVAKLIDFNNKETKWSSFFHHPATPVVLLLAVFFWFQSLSFPSPALFAGDRTTEINLTAVDFSYKPNHFIVKKDTEIKVVFQNDGNVEHDIELVSQGKIVTISESSNEHHHGAMGEGVVHLHAKPGEAVESVWKALEEGTYEFYCTIPGHKESGMMGRLQVTG is encoded by the coding sequence TTGAACGCGGTATATCAGGTCCTGATCTATGTCGGTGTCGCTTATGTTTGCTTCACAGGGTTTATATGGCGACGAAAGCAGGGAATCGATCATATGCAAGGCATGATGAGCACGATGTCAGTCAGTATGATGATTGGTTTAATCGGAGGGTTGATCCTCGGCGATGTTTACCGGGGGGACCTTTATGTATCCACCATGTGGGGAATGCTGGCAGGTGGGCTGGCTGGTTTTTTACTAGGAGTTCCGTTGTCGATCCTGAGTATTGTTGAAGGAATATTATCGGGCGTCATGGGCGGGATGATGGGCGCCATGCTGGGAGAGATGGTTCCCGGTGAAAAAGTAGAGCCTCTCCTGTTTGTTTTCGTCATGCTCTTTACCGTATGTATGCTGCTTGTAGCCAAGCTGATTGATTTCAATAACAAAGAAACGAAGTGGTCCTCCTTTTTTCATCATCCAGCTACTCCAGTTGTCTTACTGCTTGCCGTCTTCTTCTGGTTTCAATCATTATCGTTTCCATCCCCGGCTCTTTTTGCAGGCGATCGCACGACAGAAATCAATCTTACAGCCGTCGACTTTTCGTATAAACCGAACCACTTTATCGTGAAAAAAGATACGGAGATCAAAGTCGTCTTTCAAAATGATGGCAATGTAGAGCACGATATCGAGCTTGTGTCGCAAGGAAAAATCGTAACGATTTCAGAATCAAGCAACGAACATCATCATGGAGCAATGGGTGAGGGCGTAGTTCATTTGCACGCCAAACCAGGAGAAGCTGTTGAAAGCGTGTGGAAGGCATTGGAGGAAGGAACCTATGAATTTTATTGTACGATCCCGGGACACAAAGAAAGCGGCATGATGGGGCGCTTGCAAGTGACGGGATGA
- a CDS encoding YlbF family regulator: METLEAVDMTHLIMESHELSTMINQSREVSEYLEAKRQMEADEEVQRLLVVFEAKKEQYEDVQRFGKYHPDYNHISKEVRELKRNIELRDSVQAFKRAEDALDELLYQVSRTIAHSVSETIKVPSNNPFLEAQGSGCGTGGSCGCSVKKPS, from the coding sequence ATGGAAACATTGGAAGCAGTGGATATGACGCATTTGATCATGGAGTCTCATGAGCTGTCCACGATGATTAACCAATCGCGCGAGGTCTCGGAGTATCTGGAGGCCAAACGCCAAATGGAAGCAGATGAGGAAGTGCAACGTCTGCTCGTCGTGTTCGAGGCTAAGAAGGAACAGTACGAAGATGTGCAACGGTTCGGGAAGTATCACCCGGATTACAATCATATATCCAAAGAAGTACGGGAACTGAAGCGCAACATTGAATTGAGGGATTCCGTACAGGCATTCAAGCGAGCAGAGGATGCTCTGGATGAGCTCTTGTATCAGGTGAGTAGAACCATTGCTCATTCCGTCTCGGAAACGATCAAAGTACCGAGCAACAATCCATTTTTAGAGGCGCAGGGCAGTGGTTGTGGGACAGGCGGGAGCTGTGGCTGCAGCGTGAAAAAGCCATCGTAA
- a CDS encoding ribonuclease J — MNTWNETLSIFALGGVYEIGKNMYGIQCGDEIVLIDCGSKFPDESYLGIDLIIPDISYLLENQEKVRALIVTHGHEDHIGGIPYFLRQLNVPVYGTRLTLGLIELKLKEHNLLHKSTLISIDRDSTISFGSLTISFFQTNHSIPDCLGVVFETKAGAIVHTGDFKFDLTPVHKQSPDLHRMAEIGQKGVLALLSESTNAERPGFTPSEKNVGDRLLEAFSKAPQKIFVSTFASNVYRLQQVIDAVEATNRRLALLGRSMVNVVKIASEQGYLHIPEDMLVEIEEVSELDPARVAILCTGSQGEPMAALSRLSTSGYRHVKVERGDTVILSSSPIPGNERNVARIVDNLFIMGANVIYGSGTGMHVSGHGFQEELKLMLTLMKPQYFIPIHGEYRMLHQHRLLAESVGVDFESIFIVNNGDVVDIQDGVAVQERKIPAGNTLVDGLGIGDVGNGILRDRKHLSEDGILVIVVTRSKTDGKILSGPDLISRGFIHAPESEGLLEEATRIASEVVTNMQEANVSQWNRLKQGIRESIGKFVYAKTKRRPMILPIIMDV, encoded by the coding sequence ATGAATACATGGAATGAAACTCTTTCTATTTTTGCTTTAGGAGGAGTATATGAAATTGGCAAAAACATGTACGGGATTCAATGCGGGGATGAAATTGTCCTCATCGATTGTGGCTCGAAGTTTCCGGATGAGAGTTATTTAGGAATTGATCTGATCATACCGGACATTAGTTATCTGCTAGAAAATCAAGAAAAAGTCCGAGCCTTGATTGTGACGCATGGTCATGAGGATCACATCGGGGGGATTCCCTATTTTTTGCGACAATTAAACGTCCCTGTTTACGGTACCCGCTTAACATTAGGTCTTATCGAATTAAAGCTGAAGGAGCATAATTTGCTTCATAAGTCCACCCTCATCTCCATCGATCGTGACTCTACCATTTCATTTGGCTCGCTCACAATCAGCTTTTTTCAGACGAACCATAGCATTCCAGATTGCTTGGGTGTTGTATTTGAAACAAAAGCAGGCGCTATTGTGCATACGGGTGATTTTAAATTTGATTTAACGCCGGTGCACAAGCAATCCCCCGATTTGCACAGAATGGCTGAAATCGGACAGAAAGGTGTATTGGCCTTGTTGTCGGAGAGTACCAATGCGGAGCGCCCAGGCTTTACTCCATCAGAAAAAAACGTAGGCGATCGTCTGTTAGAAGCATTCAGTAAGGCTCCGCAGAAAATATTTGTCTCGACGTTCGCTTCCAATGTATACCGCCTGCAACAAGTCATTGATGCCGTAGAAGCGACGAATCGAAGGCTAGCATTACTGGGCCGAAGTATGGTCAATGTGGTCAAAATCGCATCGGAACAAGGCTATTTGCATATCCCAGAAGACATGCTGGTTGAAATCGAGGAAGTGAGCGAGCTCGATCCAGCCCGTGTCGCTATTCTATGTACCGGAAGTCAAGGTGAACCAATGGCAGCCTTATCTCGGTTGTCGACCTCCGGATATCGGCACGTGAAAGTAGAACGCGGCGATACCGTCATCCTCTCTTCTTCCCCCATTCCTGGGAACGAACGAAATGTAGCGCGCATCGTCGACAACTTGTTTATCATGGGTGCCAACGTTATATATGGCTCTGGGACAGGCATGCATGTATCCGGTCATGGCTTCCAGGAAGAGTTGAAGCTCATGCTCACTCTCATGAAACCACAATACTTTATCCCCATTCACGGTGAGTATCGGATGCTCCATCAACATCGTCTGTTGGCTGAATCCGTCGGTGTTGATTTCGAGTCCATTTTCATTGTAAATAACGGGGATGTCGTGGATATTCAGGATGGTGTGGCTGTGCAGGAAAGAAAAATCCCTGCCGGAAATACTTTGGTGGATGGTTTAGGAATTGGTGATGTAGGAAATGGAATATTACGGGATCGCAAACATCTTTCGGAAGATGGCATTCTCGTGATCGTTGTGACACGCAGTAAAACCGACGGCAAGATTTTGTCAGGTCCTGATCTTATTTCTCGTGGATTCATTCATGCCCCGGAATCAGAGGGCCTGTTGGAAGAAGCGACTCGCATTGCATCAGAGGTGGTCACCAATATGCAGGAAGCGAATGTGAGTCAGTGGAACCGCCTGAAGCAAGGCATCCGGGAGTCGATTGGGAAATTCGTATATGCCAAAACAAAGCGCAGACCCATGATCCTGCCGATTATTATGGATGTGTGA
- a CDS encoding manganese catalase family protein: MWIYEKKLQYPVRVSKCDVRMAKYLIEQYGGADGELAAALRYMNQRYTIPNKVVGLLTDIATEEFAHLEMIATMVYKLTKDATVEELKEAGLGEHYANHDRALFYNNASGVPWTAAYIAAKGDPIADLYEDIAAEEKARATYQWLIDMTDDVDLQDSLKFLREREVVHSMRFREAVEILKEEQDAKKIF, translated from the coding sequence ATGTGGATCTATGAAAAAAAACTACAGTATCCGGTTCGAGTCAGTAAGTGCGATGTGAGAATGGCGAAATATTTGATTGAGCAATATGGAGGGGCGGATGGAGAGCTGGCAGCCGCCCTGCGCTATATGAACCAGCGGTATACGATCCCAAATAAAGTCGTAGGTTTATTAACGGATATCGCTACCGAAGAGTTTGCGCATCTCGAAATGATTGCCACAATGGTGTATAAGCTGACCAAAGACGCGACTGTCGAAGAGTTGAAGGAAGCGGGACTGGGTGAGCATTACGCCAATCATGATCGGGCGCTCTTTTACAACAATGCCAGTGGTGTGCCCTGGACGGCAGCCTATATTGCTGCCAAGGGCGATCCAATCGCCGACCTTTACGAGGATATTGCAGCAGAAGAAAAAGCCCGCGCGACGTATCAATGGCTAATTGACATGACCGATGATGTTGATTTGCAGGATAGCTTGAAGTTTTTGCGGGAGCGTGAAGTCGTTCACTCTATGCGTTTTCGCGAGGCTGTAGAGATTTTGAAGGAAGAGCAGGATGCGAAGAAGATATTTTAA
- the modA gene encoding molybdate ABC transporter substrate-binding protein: MKKHWFALFTVFCLMLTACSTTQTAPPASEPAKTDVAKVELMISAAASLTDALNELKTQYETEHPGTTLTFNFGGSGKLATQITQGAPSDVFLSASKKDMDGLEEQQLITKDTRQDFTKNSLVLIAGNTSAFAISSFEELNNAAIKHIAVGEPETVPAGRYAKETLDTLKMWDSLSAQMVFGSDVRQVLTFVESGNAEVGIVYSSDAAASKSVKVLATAKPEWHKPIVYPCAVVSASKNPDAAKAFLAYLTSDKGKAILQKYGFQ; encoded by the coding sequence ATGAAGAAGCACTGGTTTGCCTTATTCACGGTATTTTGCTTGATGCTTACTGCTTGCTCGACAACACAAACAGCACCACCAGCAAGTGAGCCGGCCAAAACCGATGTAGCAAAGGTAGAGCTGATGATTTCTGCTGCTGCTAGCTTGACCGATGCCTTAAATGAGTTGAAAACCCAATATGAAACGGAACACCCAGGAACGACCCTCACCTTTAACTTCGGAGGTTCGGGCAAACTCGCCACACAAATTACCCAAGGCGCTCCGTCTGACGTATTTTTGTCGGCTAGCAAAAAAGACATGGACGGTCTAGAGGAACAGCAACTGATCACCAAAGACACACGCCAAGACTTCACGAAAAACTCGCTTGTTCTCATTGCAGGAAACACAAGTGCTTTCGCTATTTCTTCTTTTGAAGAGCTGAACAACGCAGCGATCAAGCATATTGCCGTCGGTGAGCCTGAAACAGTCCCGGCAGGGCGATATGCGAAAGAAACATTGGATACGCTGAAAATGTGGGATTCTCTATCGGCACAAATGGTATTTGGCAGCGATGTTCGCCAAGTTTTGACCTTCGTAGAATCCGGTAACGCCGAAGTCGGTATTGTCTATTCCAGTGATGCTGCAGCTTCAAAAAGTGTAAAGGTATTAGCGACGGCCAAGCCTGAATGGCACAAGCCAATCGTTTATCCATGTGCGGTCGTCAGCGCGTCAAAGAACCCAGATGCAGCAAAAGCTTTTCTTGCCTACTTGACAAGCGACAAAGGAAAAGCGATCTTACAGAAGTACGGGTTTCAATAA
- a CDS encoding ABC transporter ATP-binding protein: protein MLFVHIQKRLPDFILDVSFSVKKEIVVLFGPSGSGKTTILNSIAGLDHPDSGVIQLNENVFYREGQKPLPVQKRNIGYLFQDYALFPHLTVEQNVRYGLKKGHELKLAPLLSTVGIDHLLQKYPHQLSGGQKQRVALVRALATEPDILLLDEPLSALDADTRKQCQDELLRLHAMWNIPFLLVTHDREEAEKLADVIFLIDNGTIIERKNEKSHSATSISR, encoded by the coding sequence TTGCTCTTTGTCCACATACAGAAGCGTTTGCCTGATTTTATCCTGGATGTCTCCTTTTCGGTGAAAAAGGAAATTGTCGTGCTATTCGGACCATCCGGCTCTGGTAAAACAACGATATTGAACAGTATTGCAGGTCTGGATCATCCTGATTCTGGCGTGATCCAATTAAATGAAAACGTCTTTTATCGCGAAGGACAGAAGCCGCTTCCTGTACAAAAACGCAACATCGGGTATTTATTTCAAGATTATGCGTTGTTCCCTCACTTGACCGTGGAGCAAAATGTTCGATACGGCTTGAAAAAGGGACATGAGCTAAAACTGGCTCCATTATTGTCCACGGTAGGAATCGATCATCTGCTGCAAAAATATCCTCACCAGTTATCCGGGGGACAAAAACAACGGGTGGCACTCGTACGTGCACTTGCGACTGAACCAGACATCCTGCTCCTTGATGAGCCTTTATCAGCGCTGGATGCGGATACGCGCAAACAATGTCAGGATGAGTTGCTTCGCCTTCACGCCATGTGGAACATCCCGTTTCTGTTGGTCACCCATGATCGTGAAGAAGCCGAGAAGCTCGCAGATGTTATTTTCCTGATCGATAATGGCACAATCATAGAACGGAAAAATGAAAAAAGCCATTCAGCAACGTCCATTTCCCGATAA
- the modB gene encoding molybdate ABC transporter permease subunit yields MIETNLTPLMLSLQVAALSTSFVFVLGMVSARWMTQKDFWGKNVLESFFLLPLVLPPTVVGFGLLLLFGKNGFLGQLLHEWFNITVVFTLTGAVIASIVVSFPLMYQSAVAAFTGVDRRLENAARTMGASEWRLFWTVTFPLAWPGLLAGFVLSFARGLGEFGATLMLAGYIPGKTDTIPVAIYFAVEAGQMDKALFWVIIIVSLGMGTTLWLNWWSRRNVRRYANQK; encoded by the coding sequence GTGATCGAAACAAATCTTACTCCTTTGATGCTTTCCCTTCAAGTAGCTGCGCTCTCCACCTCCTTTGTATTTGTCCTTGGGATGGTTTCTGCTAGGTGGATGACACAAAAGGATTTTTGGGGGAAGAATGTGCTGGAGTCGTTCTTTTTACTTCCGCTTGTTCTCCCTCCCACTGTTGTTGGCTTCGGCCTATTACTGCTTTTCGGAAAAAACGGCTTTCTCGGCCAGCTACTGCATGAATGGTTCAATATTACCGTCGTCTTTACGCTGACAGGGGCCGTTATTGCCTCGATTGTCGTTTCCTTTCCGTTGATGTATCAGAGTGCAGTCGCTGCCTTCACAGGAGTGGATCGTCGTTTGGAGAATGCGGCACGCACGATGGGCGCTTCTGAATGGCGATTATTTTGGACCGTTACCTTTCCGTTGGCTTGGCCTGGCCTGTTGGCTGGGTTTGTTCTTTCTTTTGCCCGTGGTTTAGGGGAGTTTGGTGCTACGCTGATGCTCGCAGGCTACATCCCTGGGAAAACTGATACGATTCCCGTCGCCATTTATTTTGCTGTTGAGGCTGGTCAAATGGATAAGGCATTGTTTTGGGTCATCATTATTGTTTCCTTGGGTATGGGTACGACTCTCTGGCTGAATTGGTGGAGTCGTCGCAATGTGCGCAGGTACGCCAATCAAAAGTAA
- a CDS encoding spore coat protein CotJB, which yields MTAENRFGDEQYYALLEQLQAIDFVLVELSLYLDTHPTDQNALHQFNDLTEQRWVLANEYEKLYGPLQNLGRSYSGYPWQWNDDPWPWQV from the coding sequence ATGACAGCTGAAAATAGATTTGGCGATGAACAATATTACGCATTGCTTGAACAGCTGCAAGCGATTGACTTTGTACTGGTAGAGCTCAGTCTTTATTTAGATACGCATCCCACCGATCAGAATGCGCTTCACCAGTTTAATGATTTAACGGAGCAGCGCTGGGTTTTGGCGAACGAATATGAGAAATTGTACGGGCCTTTGCAAAATCTTGGCCGCAGCTATTCAGGCTATCCGTGGCAGTGGAATGATGATCCATGGCCTTGGCAAGTTTAG
- a CDS encoding protease complex subunit PrcB family protein: protein MLHVFPSLLLTATLAITGTQILSPQHPIVSEPVAKEAVQADVAYEAVAAPYPPAVQEALKKVRKDGGHTIVRANGKSYVVVGAGQRPTGGYRLVADQVKRTGPHGYAVHVRVQAPAPGSMKTQVISYPTLVISLPDQQAKVSVHMR from the coding sequence ATGTTGCATGTATTTCCTAGTTTACTCTTAACAGCAACCTTGGCCATAACGGGTACACAAATCTTGTCACCTCAACATCCTATCGTATCTGAGCCTGTGGCGAAAGAGGCTGTACAAGCAGATGTTGCTTATGAGGCCGTTGCTGCTCCATATCCTCCTGCTGTGCAGGAAGCTTTGAAGAAAGTTCGAAAAGATGGCGGACACACCATTGTTCGTGCTAATGGAAAATCCTATGTAGTCGTAGGTGCAGGACAGCGCCCTACAGGAGGATATCGTTTAGTGGCGGACCAAGTCAAGCGGACTGGCCCTCATGGCTATGCCGTACACGTTCGGGTACAAGCGCCCGCTCCAGGTTCGATGAAAACACAAGTCATCAGCTATCCGACTTTGGTGATTTCCCTGCCAGATCAGCAAGCAAAAGTCAGTGTGCATATGCGCTAG
- a CDS encoding LamB/YcsF family protein, which translates to MIHLDINCDMAEGFSRGRQSEDLGIMKWITSVNIACGLHAGDPHIICRTIEAALKHDVKIGAHPGYADIQGFGRRSMNLSVNEVYELVLYQISALAGTTKALGGELHHVKLHGALYNEAAERPELAEAVVQAIADIDEELILYALSGSKLVEAGLEHGLQVAEEVFAERAYLPNGRLAPRELEGSVLISKEERMEQTRQLVLKQRVMTVNGEHIDLAADTLCVHHESHDVLQFLGEVHKWAKQNDVKIEPITAR; encoded by the coding sequence ATGATTCATCTGGATATTAACTGCGATATGGCAGAGGGCTTCAGCAGAGGTCGACAATCAGAGGATTTGGGGATTATGAAATGGATCACCTCCGTTAATATTGCTTGCGGATTGCATGCAGGTGATCCCCATATTATTTGCAGAACAATCGAAGCTGCACTCAAGCATGATGTGAAAATCGGGGCACATCCCGGTTATGCAGATATTCAAGGCTTCGGACGTCGCTCGATGAACTTGTCTGTCAATGAAGTGTATGAGCTGGTGCTGTATCAAATTTCAGCCTTGGCAGGGACTACAAAAGCACTTGGCGGGGAGCTTCACCATGTGAAATTACATGGCGCGTTGTATAACGAAGCGGCTGAACGCCCGGAGCTCGCCGAAGCGGTTGTTCAAGCCATTGCGGATATTGATGAAGAACTGATCCTCTATGCATTGTCTGGTAGCAAGCTTGTAGAAGCAGGTTTGGAACACGGGCTTCAGGTGGCAGAGGAAGTATTTGCAGAGCGGGCATATTTGCCGAATGGTCGATTGGCCCCGCGTGAGTTGGAAGGAAGCGTGCTGATCAGCAAGGAAGAACGCATGGAGCAGACACGTCAGCTCGTTTTAAAACAAAGAGTAATGACGGTCAATGGCGAGCACATTGACTTGGCGGCCGATACCCTTTGTGTCCATCACGAGAGCCATGATGTACTGCAATTCCTTGGCGAAGTACATAAATGGGCAAAGCAAAACGATGTGAAAATTGAACCAATCACTGCTCGATAG
- a CDS encoding spore coat associated protein CotJA, giving the protein MHSQTRDYFPYVGPFDPCPPIRVKTYQVPPQLFMTFQPENLPQYSPMEALKLGTLWPALFSPYDPRLSHLGRGHL; this is encoded by the coding sequence TTGCATTCGCAAACACGCGACTACTTTCCATACGTTGGTCCCTTTGATCCTTGTCCGCCGATTCGGGTAAAGACCTACCAGGTGCCCCCTCAGCTGTTCATGACGTTTCAGCCGGAGAACTTGCCGCAATACAGTCCGATGGAAGCGTTGAAATTAGGTACGTTATGGCCGGCACTTTTTAGCCCCTATGATCCCAGACTGAGTCATTTAGGGAGGGGGCACTTATGA